A single Anatilimnocola floriformis DNA region contains:
- a CDS encoding arylsulfatase has protein sequence MKLRLVCLSLLLLGCVTTIGWSQPAGGSKPNILFLVSDDTGYGDLGPYGGGEGRGMPTPNIDQLAREGMTFYSFYAQPSCTPGRAAMQTGRIPNRSGMTTVAFQGQGGGLPAAEWTLASVLKTGGYKTYFTGKWHLGEADYALPTAQGYDVMKYCGLYHLNAYTYADPTWFPDMDPELRNLFQKVTKGSLSGKAGGAITEDFKINGQYVDTPDKGVVGIPYFDGYVEKAALEFLDDAAKSKEPFFINVNFMKVHQPNLPHPDFVHKSMSKSKFADSIVELDTRIGRIMDKLRSLGLDKNTLVVYTTDNGAWQDVYPDAGYTPFRGTKGTVREGGNRVPAIASWPGKIKAGAKNHEIVGGLDLMATFASVGGVKLPANDRENKPIIFDSYDLTPVLTGTGKSPRNTWFYFTENELAPGAARVNNYKAVFNLRGDNGQATGGLAVDSNQGWKGPEKYVATVPQVFDLWQDPQERYDIFMNNYTERTWTMITISSEIKKLMQTYVKYPPRKAQSESYTGPVTISNYEKFQHVRELLEKEGVKIPIPSGN, from the coding sequence ATGAAACTGCGCCTGGTTTGTCTGTCGTTGCTGTTATTGGGTTGTGTAACCACTATTGGCTGGTCACAACCAGCGGGCGGCTCGAAGCCGAACATTCTCTTCTTGGTTTCGGACGACACCGGCTACGGTGATCTCGGTCCTTATGGCGGCGGCGAAGGCCGCGGCATGCCGACTCCCAACATCGATCAACTCGCCCGCGAAGGGATGACGTTCTATTCCTTCTATGCTCAACCGAGTTGCACGCCCGGTCGCGCGGCGATGCAGACTGGAAGAATTCCGAACCGTAGCGGCATGACGACCGTCGCTTTTCAGGGACAAGGCGGCGGACTTCCCGCGGCCGAATGGACCCTTGCTTCGGTGTTGAAAACGGGCGGTTACAAGACCTACTTCACCGGCAAGTGGCACCTGGGCGAAGCCGACTACGCGCTGCCGACCGCGCAGGGCTACGACGTGATGAAGTACTGCGGCTTGTATCACTTGAATGCCTACACATACGCCGATCCAACCTGGTTCCCCGACATGGATCCGGAGTTGCGCAACCTGTTTCAAAAAGTGACGAAAGGTTCGCTGTCGGGCAAAGCAGGCGGCGCGATCACCGAAGATTTCAAAATCAACGGTCAATACGTAGACACTCCCGACAAGGGCGTCGTCGGCATTCCTTATTTCGATGGCTATGTCGAAAAAGCGGCGCTCGAATTCTTGGACGATGCGGCCAAATCGAAAGAGCCGTTCTTCATCAACGTGAACTTCATGAAAGTGCATCAGCCGAACCTGCCGCACCCTGACTTCGTTCACAAGTCGATGTCGAAGAGCAAGTTTGCCGACTCCATCGTCGAGCTCGATACGCGTATCGGGCGGATCATGGACAAGCTGCGCTCGCTCGGCCTCGATAAGAACACGCTCGTGGTTTACACGACCGACAACGGCGCCTGGCAGGATGTTTATCCCGATGCCGGCTACACGCCGTTTCGCGGCACCAAAGGAACCGTGCGCGAAGGTGGCAATCGTGTCCCCGCCATTGCCAGCTGGCCCGGCAAGATCAAGGCTGGAGCGAAGAATCACGAGATCGTCGGCGGTCTCGATTTGATGGCCACTTTCGCATCCGTAGGCGGTGTGAAACTGCCAGCCAACGATCGCGAAAACAAACCGATCATTTTCGACAGCTACGACCTGACTCCCGTGCTGACCGGCACCGGCAAATCGCCGCGCAATACTTGGTTTTATTTCACCGAGAACGAACTCGCTCCCGGTGCTGCCCGCGTCAACAACTACAAAGCCGTCTTCAATCTCCGCGGCGACAACGGCCAGGCCACGGGCGGCCTTGCAGTCGACAGCAATCAGGGCTGGAAAGGCCCGGAGAAGTATGTTGCCACCGTGCCGCAAGTTTTCGATCTCTGGCAGGATCCGCAGGAACGCTACGACATCTTCATGAACAACTACACCGAGCGAACGTGGACCATGATCACGATCTCGTCCGAGATCAAAAAGCTCATGCAAACGTACGTGAAGTATCCGCCCCGCAAAGCTCAAAGTGAGTCGTACACTGGACCCGTCACCATCTCGAACTACGAGAAGTTCCAGCATGTTCGCGAACTGCTGGAAAAAGAGGGAGTGAAAATCCCGATCCCCTCGGGCAACTAA
- a CDS encoding DUF4870 domain-containing protein: protein MSDLPLPIKSDNEERVFALASHLSVYVSFGILGPILCMVLKKDSPFLQDQAKEALNFQLTMLLISLTCVGAIVAVPLLIIMSVIAGVSAYQGNAYRYPLSIRMVK from the coding sequence ATGTCCGACTTACCCCTACCGATTAAATCCGACAACGAAGAGCGCGTCTTCGCTCTGGCCTCGCACTTGTCAGTCTACGTCAGCTTCGGAATTCTCGGGCCGATCCTCTGCATGGTGCTGAAGAAGGACTCCCCCTTCTTGCAAGACCAGGCCAAAGAAGCTCTCAACTTTCAGCTGACCATGCTCCTCATCTCACTCACGTGCGTCGGCGCAATCGTTGCTGTTCCGCTTTTGATCATCATGAGCGTCATCGCCGGCGTGAGCGCGTACCAAGGGAATGCCTACCGTTATCCGTTGTCGATTCGGATGGTCAAGTAA
- the uvrB gene encoding excinuclease ABC subunit UvrB, which translates to MGFRIHRPYEPAGDQPAAIEALTAAIEKGQKSQVLMGVTGSGKTFTMANVIQNVQRPTLVISHNKTLAAQLYGEFKEFFPNNAVHYFVSYYDYYQPEAYIPQRDIYIEKDASINQELDRLRLATTSSLVSRKDVIIVASVSCIYGLGSPKDYKAMMVGLTVGQVIDRDDMLKRLVDIQYDRNDISFERCKIRVRGDCVEVWPSYEEYAYRIEFWGDEVEKLSIINPTSGETLVQQQQLFIYPAKHFVMSEDRIKAAIDSIKSELDERLQQLREAGKLLEAQRLSARTRFDLEMLQEVGHCPGIENYSRPLSGRPPGSTPDTLYDFFPEDYLLVIDESHVTLPQIRAMYNGDRARKMTLVEHGFRLPSALDNRPMKFDEWEKKINQIVYVSATPNEYELQSTGGEVVEQIIRPTGLLDPVVEVKPARGQVPDLLEQIRERVKLGERVLVTALTKRLAEDLSAYLVEQKVQCKWLHSELDAFERVELLRDLRLGHFDCLVGVNLLREGLDLPEVSLVAILDADKEGFLRSETSLIQTIGRAARNVNAKVILYADKMTESMRLAIEETRRRREIQEAYNKEHGITPETVKKNIRQGIEEAVSAHRIANEAVGRKDETEYVTQEYLNELEAEMYAAAEAMEFERAAILRDRITKMQDSIGEKVSDVKVDSYSPKGKKRGGGKGQRVPRPKKNA; encoded by the coding sequence GTGGGTTTTCGTATTCATCGTCCCTATGAGCCAGCCGGCGATCAGCCCGCGGCAATCGAAGCCCTGACCGCTGCCATCGAAAAAGGGCAGAAGTCGCAAGTGCTGATGGGTGTGACCGGCTCGGGCAAGACGTTCACGATGGCCAACGTCATCCAGAACGTGCAACGCCCGACGCTGGTGATCTCGCACAATAAGACGCTGGCCGCTCAGCTGTACGGCGAGTTCAAGGAGTTCTTTCCGAACAACGCCGTCCACTACTTCGTCAGCTATTACGACTACTACCAGCCGGAAGCGTACATTCCGCAGCGTGATATCTACATCGAGAAAGACGCCTCGATCAACCAGGAACTCGATCGTCTGCGTCTAGCCACGACGAGCTCGCTCGTTAGCCGCAAGGACGTGATTATCGTCGCGAGCGTCTCGTGCATTTACGGCTTGGGTTCGCCCAAGGATTACAAGGCGATGATGGTCGGCCTGACCGTCGGCCAGGTGATCGATCGCGACGACATGCTAAAGCGGCTCGTCGACATTCAATACGACCGCAACGACATTTCGTTCGAGCGCTGCAAGATCCGCGTCCGCGGTGATTGCGTCGAAGTCTGGCCGTCGTACGAAGAGTATGCCTATCGCATCGAGTTCTGGGGCGACGAGGTCGAGAAACTCTCGATCATCAATCCGACGAGCGGCGAAACGCTCGTGCAGCAGCAACAGCTGTTTATTTATCCGGCCAAGCACTTTGTGATGTCGGAAGACCGGATCAAGGCCGCCATCGATTCGATCAAGAGTGAACTCGACGAACGGCTGCAACAATTGCGAGAAGCCGGCAAGCTGCTGGAGGCGCAGCGGTTGAGCGCGCGGACGCGATTTGATCTCGAAATGCTGCAGGAAGTTGGGCATTGCCCGGGCATCGAGAACTACAGCCGGCCCCTCTCCGGTCGGCCGCCGGGTTCGACGCCCGATACGCTCTACGATTTCTTTCCCGAAGACTATTTGCTAGTCATCGACGAATCGCACGTCACGCTGCCGCAGATCCGCGCGATGTACAACGGCGACCGTGCGCGAAAAATGACGCTCGTCGAGCACGGCTTTCGGTTGCCGAGCGCGCTCGACAATCGGCCGATGAAATTCGACGAGTGGGAAAAGAAGATCAACCAGATCGTCTACGTTTCGGCGACCCCCAACGAATACGAACTGCAGTCGACCGGCGGCGAAGTGGTCGAGCAGATCATTCGCCCGACGGGCTTGCTCGATCCGGTCGTCGAAGTGAAACCAGCCCGCGGCCAGGTGCCAGATCTGCTCGAGCAAATTCGCGAACGGGTGAAGCTCGGCGAGCGCGTGCTCGTTACCGCCCTCACCAAGCGTCTCGCGGAGGATTTATCGGCGTATCTCGTCGAACAGAAAGTGCAGTGCAAATGGTTGCACAGCGAACTCGATGCATTTGAACGCGTCGAGCTGCTCCGCGATCTGCGGCTCGGCCATTTCGATTGCCTGGTCGGTGTGAACCTGCTTCGCGAAGGTCTCGACTTGCCAGAAGTGTCGCTCGTCGCGATTCTCGATGCCGACAAGGAAGGCTTTTTGCGGAGCGAGACGTCGCTGATTCAAACCATCGGCCGCGCCGCTCGTAACGTGAATGCCAAGGTCATTCTCTATGCCGATAAGATGACCGAATCGATGCGACTCGCCATCGAAGAGACCCGCCGCCGGCGTGAGATTCAGGAAGCGTACAACAAAGAGCACGGCATCACGCCCGAAACGGTAAAGAAGAACATTCGTCAGGGCATTGAGGAAGCCGTCTCGGCCCATCGCATCGCCAACGAAGCTGTCGGCCGGAAGGACGAAACGGAGTATGTCACGCAGGAATATCTCAACGAGCTCGAAGCTGAAATGTACGCGGCCGCCGAAGCGATGGAGTTCGAACGGGCCGCAATCCTGCGCGATCGGATCACGAAGATGCAGGATTCGATCGGCGAAAAGGTGAGCGACGTGAAAGTCGACTCCTATTCGCCCAAAGGCAAGAAACGCGGCGGCGGCAAAGGTCAACGCGTACCTCGGCCGAAGAAGAATGCTTGA
- a CDS encoding DUF3592 domain-containing protein yields MHDTGGRIFLGLFGLLWCSFVFFFDGMLGWNACQQVRASSFATTNGTITQSKVKVDRDSEGSSYKAEVEYRYEVNGRPFEGKRIRYDAVSIGEAHAQATVSKYLPGNAATVHYDSAAPEEAVLELGLDSANLLVLLFLVPFNAVALGFVAGACAWIRSRQLGRPMMGVYFRNDVLGQTIRLYEISPALAALMAGGGTGFVSVFAFLLITMLLPSDVAIALGWIATIAAAVWGWWFARRKYTEIRRDPLRSRIELRSPNGVSYSVAHEDLQPVTYSRQESKDSDGDRVEKFPLTLPFFDSATQSPSSLTLPEQSNEADAELFTKWLNSMLGLG; encoded by the coding sequence ATGCACGACACCGGCGGCAGAATTTTCCTCGGTCTCTTTGGGCTTCTGTGGTGCAGTTTTGTCTTCTTTTTCGATGGCATGTTGGGCTGGAATGCCTGCCAGCAAGTTCGAGCCAGTTCGTTTGCGACCACGAATGGGACCATCACCCAGTCGAAAGTGAAAGTCGACCGCGACAGTGAAGGGAGTTCGTACAAGGCGGAAGTTGAATACCGCTACGAGGTCAACGGTCGGCCGTTCGAGGGAAAGCGGATTCGCTACGACGCAGTGAGCATTGGTGAGGCGCACGCGCAGGCGACTGTCAGCAAGTATTTGCCGGGAAATGCCGCGACGGTGCATTACGACTCGGCAGCGCCGGAGGAAGCGGTTTTGGAACTCGGGTTGGATTCGGCCAATCTGCTCGTGCTGTTATTTCTGGTGCCCTTCAACGCCGTGGCGCTCGGTTTTGTCGCTGGGGCCTGTGCCTGGATTCGATCGAGACAACTCGGCAGGCCGATGATGGGCGTGTACTTTCGCAACGATGTGCTGGGGCAGACGATTCGCCTTTACGAAATCAGTCCGGCACTGGCCGCCCTCATGGCTGGCGGCGGAACCGGGTTCGTCAGCGTGTTCGCCTTCTTGCTGATCACCATGCTGCTGCCATCTGACGTGGCCATCGCGCTGGGTTGGATTGCGACGATCGCCGCGGCTGTGTGGGGTTGGTGGTTTGCCCGGCGGAAGTACACCGAGATCCGCCGCGATCCGCTGCGCAGTCGCATCGAACTCCGCTCGCCAAACGGCGTGAGCTATTCGGTTGCTCACGAGGATCTGCAACCGGTGACGTATTCTCGGCAAGAGTCGAAAGACTCGGATGGTGATCGCGTAGAGAAGTTTCCGCTGACCTTGCCGTTTTTTGATTCGGCGACGCAATCGCCAAGCTCGCTCACTCTGCCGGAGCAGTCGAATGAAGCCGATGCCGAACTATTCACGAAGTGGCTGAATAGTATGCTGGGCCTTGGCTAG
- a CDS encoding NPCBM/NEW2 domain-containing protein, translating to MIRATFLLALLMLPSLVRAQTSPAFPITGEPFSAELAGFDTQQNVKFKIGNKLRIMPAAELVRWGTFRDADTGPQIILASGGALRADVLSLDETHLVIGDASDLGSVLWGESSLPVEAVGGLVWQPPADSLARDRLLYRLLALPVGDDQVLLGGGEVLQGTLLSVPPAGRFAEKLTKQELAAAEVFTLQLPRVEKPLLIAASKVVAVRFGAAAIAKPAANQAFTRVGFRDGSWLNASRFEANRDSVLVHFPGGGKVAANNAFGDGSADWFWKQISLLQPISNSVVYVSDLQPIGYKHLPFLSGEWKYGVDQNVLGGQLRTPDQVFFKGLGMFPASRLAYALDGKFRRLQGQLAIDERAKLQGSVVFRVLLETASGWSTAYESPLIRGGDAKPIELSLDVKDAQRMAILVDFGDRGDACDYANWLDLRLLK from the coding sequence GTGATTCGCGCTACGTTTTTGCTCGCCCTGTTGATGCTGCCGTCGCTGGTCCGCGCGCAAACATCACCAGCCTTTCCGATCACCGGCGAGCCCTTCTCGGCTGAACTCGCCGGGTTCGATACGCAGCAAAACGTAAAATTCAAAATCGGCAACAAACTGCGGATCATGCCCGCAGCGGAACTGGTCCGCTGGGGAACATTTCGCGATGCCGACACTGGTCCGCAGATCATTCTCGCCAGCGGCGGCGCACTCCGGGCCGATGTGTTGTCGCTCGATGAAACGCATCTCGTCATCGGCGATGCTTCGGATTTAGGCAGCGTGCTTTGGGGCGAGTCGTCGCTGCCGGTTGAAGCCGTCGGCGGACTCGTCTGGCAACCGCCAGCCGATTCACTCGCTCGCGATCGACTGCTGTATCGGTTGCTCGCGCTACCCGTCGGCGATGACCAGGTGCTGCTCGGCGGCGGTGAAGTCTTGCAAGGAACCTTGCTCTCCGTCCCGCCCGCAGGTCGTTTCGCCGAAAAGTTGACGAAGCAGGAACTGGCCGCGGCGGAAGTCTTCACATTGCAACTGCCGCGAGTCGAAAAGCCGCTGCTGATCGCCGCGAGCAAGGTTGTCGCCGTTCGCTTCGGCGCTGCCGCGATTGCGAAGCCCGCCGCGAATCAAGCCTTCACGCGCGTCGGTTTTCGCGATGGCTCGTGGCTGAATGCCAGTCGTTTCGAAGCTAACCGCGATAGCGTGCTCGTCCATTTTCCCGGCGGCGGCAAAGTCGCAGCCAACAATGCCTTCGGCGATGGCTCGGCCGATTGGTTTTGGAAACAGATTTCGCTCCTGCAGCCGATCAGCAACTCGGTTGTGTACGTTTCCGACCTGCAACCGATCGGCTACAAGCACCTGCCGTTTCTTTCCGGCGAATGGAAATACGGCGTCGACCAGAACGTGCTCGGCGGTCAACTTCGCACGCCCGACCAGGTTTTCTTCAAAGGCTTGGGCATGTTTCCCGCCTCGCGCCTGGCCTACGCGCTCGACGGCAAATTCCGCCGTTTGCAGGGGCAACTCGCCATCGACGAACGAGCCAAGCTGCAAGGGAGCGTCGTCTTTCGCGTGCTGCTCGAGACGGCCAGTGGTTGGAGCACGGCTTACGAAAGCCCGCTCATCCGCGGCGGCGATGCCAAGCCGATCGAACTCTCGCTCGACGTCAAAGACGCCCAGCGGATGGCCATCCTCGTCGACTTCGGCGATCGAGGCGATGCTTGTGACTATGCGAATTGGCTCGACCTGCGACTTTTGAAATAG
- a CDS encoding putative signal transducing protein — protein MLGRLITIESYQNAMEARLVKQQLEDAGIRCVIADEFAVSNFWHLAGAIGGIKLQVAEEDVERADAVLDELEQRHKQAADETAEEKSSDEAAALVEPKPGTDDEEDEPPLNEREDNIERAYRAVLVGYMMIPLQLYATWVLLDVWKSDLPIRPALRRKLYWALGLHFPMLIVAVAIVLMSIRGMVHFGAFTPRLP, from the coding sequence CTGATCACGATCGAAAGCTATCAAAACGCGATGGAAGCTCGGCTGGTCAAGCAGCAACTCGAAGACGCGGGCATTCGTTGCGTCATTGCCGATGAGTTTGCGGTTTCGAATTTCTGGCATCTCGCGGGCGCGATCGGCGGCATCAAGCTCCAGGTTGCCGAGGAAGATGTGGAACGAGCCGATGCGGTGCTCGATGAACTCGAGCAGCGACACAAGCAGGCGGCAGACGAGACGGCAGAAGAAAAATCAAGCGACGAAGCTGCTGCACTCGTCGAACCAAAGCCGGGCACTGACGACGAAGAGGACGAGCCGCCGCTGAACGAACGTGAGGACAACATCGAGCGGGCTTATCGCGCGGTGCTCGTCGGTTACATGATGATTCCGCTGCAGTTGTATGCGACCTGGGTGCTGCTCGATGTTTGGAAAAGCGACTTGCCGATCCGGCCCGCCCTGCGTCGCAAGCTCTACTGGGCGCTCGGTCTACATTTTCCGATGCTGATCGTCGCCGTAGCGATTGTACTGATGTCAATCCGCGGCATGGTTCATTTCGGTGCCTTTACTCCGCGACTCCCGTAG
- a CDS encoding Uma2 family endonuclease: MSAIPQPRYSFEEYLARERVAEERSEFYRGQIFAMAGGSPRHNTICLSIASALKSRLRGGPCRPFASDQRLRIPTNGLSTYPDISVVCGELKFNEIDHDAIVNPKVLVEVLSPSTESYNRGKKFDLYRELPSLQEYILVSQDEALVERFVRQDDGDWLLTVFKGMNSVLELGTIACHLSFAEIYEDISFGPDETQLNITN; this comes from the coding sequence ATGTCCGCTATTCCTCAACCACGATACAGCTTCGAAGAATACCTGGCGCGCGAACGCGTTGCTGAGGAACGGAGCGAGTTTTATCGTGGCCAAATCTTCGCGATGGCGGGGGGCAGTCCCCGGCACAACACGATCTGCCTCAGTATCGCCAGTGCGCTGAAGAGTCGTTTGCGAGGCGGCCCGTGTCGTCCGTTTGCCAGCGATCAACGGCTACGAATTCCCACGAACGGGTTGTCGACTTATCCAGATATTTCCGTGGTCTGCGGCGAACTGAAATTCAATGAAATCGATCACGACGCGATCGTAAATCCCAAGGTGCTAGTCGAAGTCCTTTCGCCGTCGACCGAAAGTTACAACCGCGGCAAAAAGTTTGATCTCTACCGTGAGCTGCCCTCGCTGCAGGAGTACATTCTCGTCTCGCAAGACGAGGCACTCGTCGAACGCTTTGTCCGCCAAGACGATGGCGATTGGCTGCTGACTGTCTTCAAAGGTATGAACTCGGTGCTCGAGCTGGGGACGATCGCCTGCCATCTCTCATTTGCTGAAATCTACGAAGACATTTCGTTCGGGCCGGATGAGACTCAGTTGAACATTACGAACTGA
- a CDS encoding JmjC domain-containing protein codes for MTILQQLLGSLPAATFLAENMFRSPFALAGGCRNVVEWDVAATCERLLPQPELDLLVTREGLPWPGAAVNSAEVGRTALADGYTLCIRHADRHDPLLAKIAADFQAAFLAPIDVHVYCTPAERPGFGWHYDAEDVFILQTEGTKDWWLRKNTVNPWPLVETIPADMRYEREIMPAMRCTLAAGDWLYIPAGYWHRTSAPQISTSLSIGILSPTGIDLVDSLRRELLKDLRWRQRLPVLGAANEMSDDELLAECAPLVQELTSDLQRKLSSPQFLRQFLAERKRNLPS; via the coding sequence ATGACGATTTTGCAACAGCTTCTCGGCAGCCTTCCCGCCGCGACCTTTCTCGCCGAAAACATGTTCCGCAGCCCGTTTGCTCTCGCCGGCGGTTGCCGAAACGTCGTCGAGTGGGATGTCGCTGCCACCTGTGAGCGGTTGCTGCCGCAGCCAGAACTCGATCTGCTCGTCACCCGCGAAGGTCTTCCTTGGCCCGGAGCTGCGGTGAACAGCGCCGAAGTCGGTCGCACTGCCCTCGCCGATGGCTACACCCTTTGCATCCGCCACGCCGATCGGCATGATCCGCTGCTGGCCAAAATAGCTGCTGATTTTCAAGCGGCGTTTCTGGCGCCCATCGACGTGCACGTCTATTGCACCCCCGCCGAGCGCCCTGGTTTTGGCTGGCACTACGACGCCGAAGATGTCTTCATCCTGCAAACGGAGGGGACGAAAGATTGGTGGCTGCGGAAGAACACGGTGAACCCCTGGCCGCTCGTCGAAACCATCCCTGCCGACATGCGTTACGAGCGCGAAATCATGCCGGCCATGCGTTGCACGCTCGCGGCTGGCGACTGGCTCTACATTCCCGCCGGCTACTGGCATCGCACCAGCGCGCCGCAGATTTCCACCTCGCTTTCGATCGGCATTCTCTCGCCGACCGGCATCGACCTGGTCGATTCCCTCCGCCGCGAGTTACTCAAAGATCTCCGCTGGCGACAACGCCTGCCCGTGCTGGGAGCCGCGAATGAAATGAGCGATGACGAACTCCTCGCCGAATGCGCGCCCCTCGTACAGGAACTAACCAGCGATCTGCAGCGAAAACTGTCATCGCCGCAGTTCCTGCGACAATTTCTCGCTGAGCGCAAAAGAAACCTGCCGTCGTAG
- a CDS encoding GlsB/YeaQ/YmgE family stress response membrane protein, protein MATLGTIISWIVFGLVIGLIARMLYPGRQSMGFFATMLLGIAGSLVGGFISWAMGFRPEEGAFRGAGWIMSIVGALIVVWLGLAASTRGSAGRLT, encoded by the coding sequence ATGGCAACGCTCGGCACTATCATTTCGTGGATCGTCTTCGGTCTGGTCATCGGTCTCATTGCTCGCATGCTTTATCCAGGCCGCCAGTCGATGGGCTTTTTCGCCACCATGCTACTCGGCATCGCCGGCTCGCTGGTGGGCGGTTTCATCTCTTGGGCGATGGGCTTCCGGCCAGAAGAAGGAGCGTTTCGCGGCGCGGGCTGGATCATGTCGATCGTCGGCGCCCTGATCGTCGTTTGGCTGGGACTTGCCGCCTCGACGCGCGGTTCGGCGGGACGCTTGACGTAA
- a CDS encoding DUF6940 family protein: MPEWSATRELVRAGTEKYQLQIDGRDASFEQVIAAWQNDATFRTWFNQLLAAVPYPSFRWETPPVTQQTIHQPFEFVVHDSPGLAPRPERDAFAEHFYRAAEDESVVTFANLGRNAVLVAPVPLAADKHYPHLGAFVRGAPAEQRDRLWQCVGNAMQERINAEPVWLSTAGAGVYWLHVRLDNSPKYYQHQPYRE, from the coding sequence ATGCCTGAATGGTCGGCAACTCGCGAACTCGTGCGCGCGGGAACTGAAAAGTATCAACTCCAAATCGACGGGCGAGACGCTTCTTTCGAGCAAGTCATCGCTGCCTGGCAAAACGATGCAACGTTTCGCACTTGGTTCAATCAACTGCTCGCCGCCGTTCCCTATCCATCCTTCCGCTGGGAAACGCCACCGGTCACTCAGCAGACCATCCACCAGCCGTTCGAGTTCGTCGTTCACGACAGCCCCGGACTGGCGCCGCGGCCCGAGCGCGATGCGTTTGCCGAGCACTTCTATCGCGCTGCTGAAGACGAATCGGTCGTGACCTTCGCCAATCTCGGCCGCAACGCCGTGCTGGTTGCGCCCGTTCCGCTCGCCGCTGACAAGCATTATCCGCATCTCGGCGCGTTCGTTCGCGGTGCACCTGCCGAGCAGCGCGATCGGCTATGGCAATGCGTTGGCAACGCGATGCAGGAACGAATCAACGCTGAGCCAGTCTGGCTGAGCACGGCAGGCGCTGGCGTTTACTGGCTGCATGTTCGCCTGGACAATTCGCCGAAGTATTACCAGCATCAGCCTTATCGCGAGTAA